The Gossypium hirsutum isolate 1008001.06 chromosome D07, Gossypium_hirsutum_v2.1, whole genome shotgun sequence genome includes the window GTCTGACTTAGATGATAGTTCATATAAAGCTTATGAGTTAGGTACTTCTTATTCTGATTCTTTTGAGTCTGATGGTGATAGGGTAGATGAACCAGAGGTTGAACTAGTAGGTGAAATGATACAGAATGAGTTAGACCACTTACTGGATTCAAGTTTTTAGAGTTTAGAAGATGATTTTGATAGTAGCAGTGATGATGATTTGAATAATGACTTGGATTATGATAAATATGGGAATAAAAAGTACCCTCTATTCAATCCTCAAACTGATATGAGGAACCCTATATTGATAAAAGGTTTAGTTTTCCCTAGTAGAGACATTTTAAAAGATGCAGTTAAACAGTATGAGAGGATAAATAGGGTAGTAACCAAACTAACTAGGAATGACAAGCTTAGGGTGAAAGCAGTCTGTGCACTTAGTTGTCCATGGACGTTATGGGCATCCAAGTTAAATCCCAAGGATCCAATGGATGGGAGTTGGCAAATTAAGACCATAGTCAACCACCATAAGTGTAGCAAGGtaatgaaaaataagaatattACTTCAAAGTGGATGGCTAGACATTATTTACACAAATTTCAAGTTGATCCCAATTATTCCTTAACATCCTTACAAAAAGATATTAGGGTGGATTTTGGAATAATAGTGTATCGGACTAAATGCATGAGGGCTAAGATTAGGGCTCTAGAACTAGTTCAAGGGAATCACAAAGCTCGATATGCcaatatatatgattatttacTTGAGTTCAGGAGAAGAAACCCTGGTACAACAACCATCTGTAAGTTAGACTGTAGGCTATTTCAGAGGCTTTATATATGCCTTGAAGCATGTAAATCAGGTTGGTTAACTGGTTGTAGGAGAATTATAGGGTTAGATGGGTGTTGGCTGAAGGGATATTATGGTGGACATTTGCTTGCTGTTGTTGGGGTTGATGCCAATGATTGTATATATCCAGTGGCTTTTGCTCTAGTTGAGAGTGAAAACAAACAATCATGGTTTTGGTTCCTCGAGTTGTTACAGAGAGATTTGGAGATCGACAACTCCTACAATATATGTTTCATGTCTGACAAACAAAAGGTACTATAAAGTCATGGTATAtgctaaattgtttatataaaAATGATTGCTTAGCATGTTGTTTTAATTGTTTTGCAGGGCTTAATAGAAGCGATTTCTTTGTTATTCCCTAATGTTGAAGCAAGACATTGTGCCAGACATctttacaataattttaaaaatatagaagGATTTAGAGGCCAAGTTATGCGCTTTACTTACTGGAAAGCTGCTAAAGCAACTTTTC containing:
- the LOC107956100 gene encoding uncharacterized protein — protein: MDSMETPGFEVEQNTLGGDFGGEASDLDDSSYKAYELGTSYSDSFESDGDRVDEPEVELSLEDDFDSSSDDDLNNDLDYDKYGNKKYPLFNPQTDMRNPILIKGLVFPSRDILKDAVKQYERINRVVTKLTRNDKLRVKAVCALSCPWTLWASKLNPKDPMDGSWQIKTIVNHHKCSKVMKNKNITSKWMARHYLHKFQVDPNYSLTSLQKDIRVDFGIIVYRTKCMRAKIRALELVQGNHKARYANIYDYLLEFRRRNPGTTTICKLDCRLFQRLYICLEACKSGWLTGCRRIIGLDGCWLKGYYGGHLLAVVGVDANDCIYPVAFALVESENKQSWFWFLELLQRDLEIDNSYNICFMSDKQKGLIEAISLLFPNVEARHCARHLYNNFKNIEGFRGQVMRFTYWKAAKATFPRQFKEAMSEMRSLSESAEAWLRDKDPRTWSRAHFSTRCKSDLLLNNNSECFNKIILEARDKPILTMLEIIRRKVITRLVSMREAAEKYPGPLCPRIQKKLSKIASQSNNIWPIYAGNEKYEVDCGLGNKHVVDLLNSSCSCRKWDLSGIPCPMQWEHVRDMEPIIPPIIRMPPGRPKQTRRKEIDEVRKSGSKLSKTGQ